The genomic segment CCCTTCAACGCGTTGAGCAGGATCCCGATCAGGAAGACCGAGAGCGCCATCAGGACGTTCATCACGATCGGGTTGCGGAACCTGCGCACCCAGATCGCGGCCCCGATGCCCGCTATCCCCGCGAGCGTGGCGTAGATGCGGGGGCTGACGCCGAAGAAGACCCCGCCGACCATCATCGCGGCCGCCACGGTGGAGAAACCGACGACTATCCCGAGGCGCCCCGCCGGGACCGTGTAGTCGACCACCGGTCGACGGTCGACGGACTCCTCGTCGAGGTCGGGCGGGAGCGTCACCCCCTTCTCGAGGTGCTCGGCTGCCCTCTCCTCGAGCACCTGGAGTTCGGAGGTCTCTCCGCTCCTCGGTTCCGTGATGGCCATCAGCGGCTCCCCGCCCCGATGTCGTGGTACAGCGCGCTGGCGAGGTCCTGCCCGGGGTGCACACCCGCCACCTGACATCCCAACGCCGAAGCCACGCTCAAGGTTTCAGCGTGCTCCTCGTTCCAGATGAGCGCGACGACGAGGATCGACACGCCCTTGTTGAGCAGGAGCCGGAGCTGGGCCGCCTCGTGGGCCCCCAGCCGAGGTGTGATCAGGATGTTGTGGGCGTCGCGGCGGGGGTCGCTGATGAGCCGGGTGACCACCTTCGTGAGGGGCTCGCGGGCCATATCGACGCGCGCGAAGGCGTCGAGCATCGCGAGCTGCTGCGTGGATCCGCGAAGGGTCCTCGTCAGCGGACCACCGTTCGTCTCGACCCGGATCTCGTAACCGTCGCGGAGATGACGGACAGCCAGGGAGGCGGCCGCCCGGACCCCCGTCTCGAACGACTCGGAGTGGTCGCCGTCCTGGCTGTGATAGGTGCGGTCCGTGTCGAGGATGATCGTGATGTGGTCGGTGATGCCCTCTTCGGCCTCCCGAACCATGATCTTCCCCATGCGGGCAGAGGCCCTCCAGACGATCCGCCGCAGCTCGTCCCCGGGCTTGTACTCGCGCAGCCCGTAGAACTCGAGGCCGGAGGGCCAGGGACGGGAGACGGGCGGACGGATCGGCGGATCCTCGTAGCGCCTGGTCAGAGGCCGGTCGGCGACGATCTCGATCCTCGGGTGGACCAGCATCTCGAACCGCTCGGCGACGACCGTCTCGCGCTGGGTCAGTCCGAGAGGGTCGCTGGTCACGGCCACGAGCGGACCGATGTCGTAGACGCCGCGCCGGGTGCAGCGCAGGCCGTAGCGGTGGCTCACCGTCGCGCCCCGGGCCAGCTTCGGGATGGGGACCTTCACGGTGTGCCCCAGCCGCTCCGGGACCCTCTCCTCCAGGATGAACGTGGAGAGGCCCTTCATGGCGGTGAGCTGCACCTCCACGTCGAGGCGGTCACCCTCCTGGGCGCGCGGGAGCAGTCCGGCGCGCACGCCTTCGACCTTCAGGTTGCGGGGAGCGAGCAGGTAGCTGGTGCCTACCAGGAAGGCCGTGCCGTAGGAGAAGATATAGAGCGCCTTGCCGGCCACGATGAACGCGATGACCCACGGTACGACCGCGGCCAGGAGCGCGATCTGGCCCGTCCGGGTCAGATGGAGGGCGCGCTCGAGCCCCTTCGCTCGCTCTCGGAGACTGGCGGCGGCCAGGGTGTCGGAGACCCGGTCCTTCGCCGTGAGGACCTTCTGCTTCAGGCCTGCCTGCTGGGATCCGGGCCTGATGCCGCTGCGGGAAGCTGCCCTCCTCGCAGCCGGCGCCTTGCGGCGGCTCATCATCTTCAACCTACAGGCCCCCTACCAGGCTCGATGCCGGGTCGTGACCGGGTCGACGGCGGCTCATCGGCCTCCACGAAGTAGATGGATAGTACGAAAGGATCAGGGCGGTGACTGAATATACATCACGCTGCGCGGTCCGTCGTCCGAGATGTCCAGCTCCAGGGAGGGCGACGGACCGCGATCGGCGGGCCGGTATGCCAACATGGGGGCGCTCAGCGGACCGCGGCGCGTGCAAGGGTCAGGTGGAGGGGACGGATTGGCCGACCAGGCGCTACCTGTGAACCAGGAGCCCTCGACCGGCTCGACCTGGGTCCGCCGCTACCCTCCTCTCTCGACGCTGGTCGTGGCCCTCCTCATCGCGTTCATCGTCCTCCCGTCCGCCCTCAACATCCCTCAGTCGAACCCCTCGACCGTGCTCGAGTTCGCGCCCGTCCCACCCGAGGACGACACACCCCCGCCCAACTCCGGGTCACTCAGCACGCTCGGTCTCGGCACCTCGAGCAGCCTCTCCGCGGAGGTGGACGTCCCCCCTCCCTCGGTGGGCGGCGGCCCCCGCAGCGGCGGACGCGGAGACCGGCCGGTCACGAAGCGCTGTGTGGGCGAGCCGGCCCGGCAGACGGAGGACCCGAACTCCCCGCCCTGCGTCCCGTACTTCGAGGGGGACAACGGCGGCAACACCTGGCAGGGGGTCACGGGGAACGAGGTCGTCGCGCTGATCTATGCGACGGGCAGCGTCATCAACGCCGGCGGCAGCTCGGGGACGGAGCAGTCTCCCGCTCCAGGTCGCTACTGCGACCTAGACGGACCGGCCGACTCGCAGCCCGGGTGCGTCGACCCGAATCGAGGGAACAAGGATTGGATCGATGTCCGCGTGGCGCGGGCCATGTCCCGGTACTTCAACGACCGGTTCATGACGTACAACCGCCGGGTCCACTTCTGGATGTACTTCAGCACGGGGAGCGCCACGCCGAGCAGCCGCCGCTCCGACGCGCAGGCGAACTGGGAGAGGCTCAAGCCCTTCGCCGTCCTGGACAACATCTCGTTCGGTGGCTACAACGCCGTCTACGCGGAGGCGGCGGCGCGACGCGGGATGCTCGTCTTCGGGAACTTCTCGGGCCTCCCCAACCGCTTCTACCGGAACAACGCCCCTTACATCTGGACGTTCTGGCCCGATGTGGAGCACTGGGTGGAGATGTACACGAGCTACATATGCCAGACGATCGCCGGGAACCCGGTGGCGTTCGGCCGGGCCGGCCCGTCGCAGCAGATGAACGGGAGACCCCGCAAGTACGGGTTCCTGTCCACCGCCGACGCGGAGTACGGGGGCCTGCAGGAGTTCGCGAAGTCGGTCCGGGAGAGACTGAGGGCGGGGTGTCCCAACGGCGTGAGGATCGACGGGCCTTCTCGCACGTTCCCGAACAACCAGTACGCGATCGACTCCGATACCCAGGCCACCCAGGTCGCCCGGCAGAACATCGCCCTGTTCCAACAGGAGGAGGTCACGACCATCCTGTGGCTGGCTGGGTACGAGGTCGAGCATTCCAAGGCTGCCCGCGCCGCCGGGTACTACCCCGAATGGATCGTGGCCGGGGACCTCCTCAACGACCAGATCGAGGAGGGGCGGTTCCAGGACCAGGAGGTGTGGCGGAACGCGGTCATCGCCAGCAACCAGCTCCGCGAGGACAGCCGGGCCGACTCGCCCTGCCGTCAGGCCTATAGGGAGGCGGAGCCCCGCGGCTGGCAGAGCGACGAGAACCGGGCCTGCGGCATCTACCGGGAGTTCTTCACCATCTTCAGGTCGATCCAGGCGGCCGGTCCGTTCCTGTCCCCCGAGGCCGTAGACCAGGGGAACCACGCGATCCCGCGTCGGGCTTCGAACAACCCCGCGGTCGCGGCCTGCTTCTACGACCCGGGCGACTACTCGTGCGTCAAGGACTCGCAGGAGTCGTGGTGGGACCCCGACGCCCGCGACCCGGAGGGGGACGCCGACGAGCGCGGGTGCTGGAGGATGGCCCGCGGGGGGGCGAGGTACCTGGCCTGGGAGTGGCCGGGGTCGAGCGCGGCCTTCCAGAACCCCTCCGACCCCTGCATGCTGGCCAGCGACGGAACCTACTACATCCAATAGTTCGGGAACCCGCCCCGCGGGTCGCGCGTTAGACTGGACAGGGCACCCACGCGCCGCCGAACCGTGGAGGGATCTTCAGATGGCCGATGTACCTGTTACCCCCGTCGTCAGTGCGCCGTCGGGGGGGAACCTCTGGGCGAGGCGGTACCCTCCCCTCGCCACGCTCGTCGTCGCGCTGCTGATCGCTTTCCTCGTCCTACCGTCCGCGCTCAACCTCCCGCAGTCCAACCCGTCCACCGTCCTCGAGTTCGCGCCCGTCCCTCCGGAGGACGACCAGCCTCCGCCCCCGCAGAGCGGCTCCCTCTCCTCGCTCGGGCTGGGGACGACGAGCAGCCTGGGGGACCTCAGCGACCAGGCCCCGCCCCCGCCGATCCGTGGCGGGCGCGCCGGCGGACAGGGCACCCGGGCCCTGACGAAGCGGTGCGTCGGGGACCCGCCCCGCCAGACCGAGGACCCGAACTCCCCCCCGTGCGTGGGCTTCTTCGACGGTGACAACGGCGGGGCGACCTGGCAGGGCGTCACCGGCAACGAGATAACGGTCGTGATCTACCAGGTGGCGTACATCAGCGACCAGTCCGAGACGGAGGGCGGTGACACGAGCGCGGGCGAGTACGCGCCGTCGACCGGCACCTTCTGTGACATCGACCGGCCCTCCAACGCCGACGCGAACCAGACGCGCGGTTGCAACGACACGGTCAGCGGGCGGGAGATGTCCAACATCACGGCCATCCGGGCCATGAGCAAGTACTTCAACGACCGTTTCCAGACCTACGGCCGCCACGTGCACGTCTGGGTGCGGTGGAGCAGCGGGAGCGGTACCCCGTCGGGCCGTCGAGCCGACGCCCAGGCCATCTGGGAGCGGTGGCGCCCGTTCGCCACCCTCGACCACATGCACTTCGGTGGGTACAACGACGTGTATGCGGAGGCGATCGCCCGTCGCGGGGTGATGGTGTTCGGATCGTTCGGCCAGCTGCGCAATGAGTTCTACCGGCGCAACGCCCCCTACATCTGGTCGTTCTGGCCCGATGTCGAGCACGACGTGGACCTGTACACGACCTACGTCTGCTCGCGGATCAAGGACCACCGGGTGAGCAAGGCCGGGGATGCGAGCATGAACGGCCAACCCCGGAAGTACGGGATCATGCGGACGACCGACCAGCAGTACCCCGGCCTCCTCCGCTTCGCCGAGCTCGCGAAACAGAAGCTCGCCGCGTGCGGCATCAGCTGGGCAGCCGAGGTCACCTTCCCGGATGCCGGGTACACCAACGACCAGGGCGGCAGCCGAACCTACGCCGGGGAGAACGTGGCCACGCTGCAGCAAGCGCAGGTCACCACCGTACTGTGGCTCGGCGGGATGGAGGCCAAGACGTCCGCGGCCGCCGACCGGGCCGGGTACTACCCCGAGTGGGTCATCGCCGGCGACCGCGACATAGAGGACCTGATCAGCGCCCGGGCCCAGAACCAGCGGGTCTTCAACAGCGCCATAGTGGCCACCGCCGACCTGCGGGAGGACCGGTTCGCCGACACCCCCGCGCGTCAGGCGTTCCGTGAGGTCGACCCCAACGGGCGCCAGATCCACGAGTACTGGGCGACCCTGTACTACCGCGACTACTTCACCCTGTTCCGGGGGATCCAGGTCGCCGGTCCGTACCTGAGCCCCGAATCGGTCGACCAGGGCTCCCACGCGATCCCCAGGTACACGTCGAACAGCCCGTACGTGGCGGCCTGCTTCTACGACCCGGGCGACTACTCGTGCGTCAAGGACGCCCAGGAGATGTACTGGGACTCGAACGCGGCCGACCCCAACGGGGAGGCGGCCCGCGGCTGTTGGCGCATGGTGGACGCGGGGAGGCGCTACCTCGCGGGCGAGTGGCCCCGGGCCAACAGCGTGGCCGGCATGAACAACTCCCACCCCTGCAACGGGGTGAAGGGACAGGGCCGCAACCGGACGGTGTAGATCCCAC from the Actinomycetota bacterium genome contains:
- a CDS encoding DUF58 domain-containing protein produces the protein MSRRKAPAARRAASRSGIRPGSQQAGLKQKVLTAKDRVSDTLAAASLRERAKGLERALHLTRTGQIALLAAVVPWVIAFIVAGKALYIFSYGTAFLVGTSYLLAPRNLKVEGVRAGLLPRAQEGDRLDVEVQLTAMKGLSTFILEERVPERLGHTVKVPIPKLARGATVSHRYGLRCTRRGVYDIGPLVAVTSDPLGLTQRETVVAERFEMLVHPRIEIVADRPLTRRYEDPPIRPPVSRPWPSGLEFYGLREYKPGDELRRIVWRASARMGKIMVREAEEGITDHITIILDTDRTYHSQDGDHSESFETGVRAAASLAVRHLRDGYEIRVETNGGPLTRTLRGSTQQLAMLDAFARVDMAREPLTKVVTRLISDPRRDAHNILITPRLGAHEAAQLRLLLNKGVSILVVALIWNEEHAETLSVASALGCQVAGVHPGQDLASALYHDIGAGSR